One Megalops cyprinoides isolate fMegCyp1 chromosome 4, fMegCyp1.pri, whole genome shotgun sequence genomic window carries:
- the slc1a3a gene encoding solute carrier family 1 member 3a: MTQSNGENPRSRNRVQQIREGIHLRSLRAKKKVENITKDDVKGFMRRNAFVIFTIAAVVIGIMLGFALRPYKMSYREVKYFSFPGELLMRMLQMLVLPLLVSSLITGMAALDSRASGKMGMRAVVYYMTTTVIAVFIGIIMVLIIHPGKGSKEEFTRQQKIEQVSPADAFLDLIRNMFPPNLVQACTQQFKTQYGKRVVHVKVTVNDTIFNLTNGSQEIAREEVIPIPGTVSGVNALGLVVFSMCFGLIIGNMKEQGQALRDFFDCLNEAIMRLVAIIMWYAPIGILFLIAGKIVEMEDITAMGGQLGMYTITVIIGLLIHAIFVLPTLYFVITRKNPFIFIAGLLQALITALGTSSSSATLPITFKCLEENNNVDKRVTRFVLPVGATINMDGTALYEALAAIFIAQVNNMDMNFGQIITISITATAASIGAAGIPQAGLVTMVIVLTSVGLPTDDITLIIAVDWFLDRLRTTTNVLGDSIGAGIVEYLSRHELQTKDAEMGNSVVEEKEMKKPYQLISQENEYENEKPPDSETKM; encoded by the exons ATGACCCAGAGTAACGGGGAGAACCCGCGGTCCCGGAACCGCGTCCAGCAGATCCGAGAGGGCATCCACCTGCGCTCCTTGAGGGCCAAGAAGAAAGTGGAGAACATCACCAAGGATGATGTCAAGGGCTTCATGCGGAGGAATGCCTTCGTCATCTTCACCATTGCTGCTGTCGTCATCG GCATTATGTTAGGATTTGCTCTGCGGCCGTACAAGATGTCGTATCGCGAGGTGAAGTACTTCTCCTTCCCCGGAGAGCTGTTGATGCGCATGCTGCAGATGCTGGTGTTGCCCCTGCTGGTCTCCAGTCTCATCACAG GCATGGCTGCACTGGACAGTCGGGCGTCAGGGAAGATGGGCATGCGGGCTGTGGTGTACTACATGACCACCACAGTCATCGCCGTCTTTATCGGCATCATCATGGTGCTGATCATCCACCCAGGGAAGGGCTCCAAGGAGGAGTTCACCCGGCAGCAGAAGATTGAGCAAGTCAGCCCTGCTGACGCCTTCCTTGACCTCATCAG GAACATGTTCCCTCCAAACCTGGTGCAAGCCTGCACACAGCAG TTCAAGACACAGTACGGCAAGAGGGTGGTGCACGTGAAGGTGACAGTGAATGACACCATCTTCAACCTGACCAATGGCAGCCAGGAGATCGCCCGCGAGGAGGTGATCCCCATCCCGGGCACGGTGAGTGGGGTCAACGCCCTGGGCCTGGTGGTCTTCTCCATGTGCTTCGGCCTGATCATCGGGAACATGAAGGAGCAGGGCCAGGCCCTCAGGGACTTCTTCGACTGTCTCAATGAGGCCATCATGCGCCTGGTGGCAATTATCATGTG gTATGCCCCTATTGGCATCCTGTTCCTGATAGCGGGGAAGATTGTGGAGATGGAGGACATCACGGCGATGGGCGGCCAGCTGGGCATGTACACCATCACAGTCATCATCGGCCTGCTCATCCACGCCATCTTTGTGCTGCCCACCCTTTACTTCGTCATCACCAGGAAGAACCCCTTCATCTTCATCGCTGGCCTACTGCAGGCCCTCATCACTGCCCTGGGCACCTCGTCCAG TTCAGCCACACTGCCCATAACCTTCAAGTGCCTGGAGGAAAACAACAATGTGGACAAGCGAGTGACGCGCTTTGTGCTGCCGGTGGGTGCCACCATCAATATGGATGGCACTGCGCTATACGAGGCTCTGGCAGCCATCTTCATTGCGCAGGTCAACAACATGGACATGAACTTTGGCCAGATCATCACCATCAG TATCACGGCCACTGCTGCCAGTATTGGTGCTGCTGGCATACCCCAGGCTGGACTGGTCACCATGGTGATTGTGCTGACCTCTGTTGGACTGCCCACCGATGATATCACCCTCATCATTGCAGTGGATTGGTTCCT AGACCGCCTGCGCACCACCACCAACGTGCTGGGAGACTCGATCGGGGCAGGCATCGTGGAGTACCTGTCCCGGCACGAGCTGCAGACAAAGGATGCGGAGATGGGCAACTCTGTGGTAGAGgagaaggagatgaagaagCCCTACCAGCTCATCTCCCAGGAGAATGAGTATGAGAACGAGAAACCTCCAGACAGCGAAACCAAGATGTAG